The Moorena producens PAL-8-15-08-1 genomic interval TAGCAGGGTATGAAGAACGGGAAGACTATCTATATGATACCCACGGTTATCCTGTTCATCCTCCAGTGTGGCAATTGTATCAAGCAACATTAGAGCGCTTTGGTCCAGTGCCTACTCTGATTGAATGGGATACTGATATCCCAGCTTTTGAGGTATTAATGACTCAAGCTAGTAAAGCTCAGGAGTATTTAGATCAGGTAAGTATAACAAAGGGAACAGGGAACAGGGAACAGGGAACAGGCAGTCGGGAGTCGGGAGTCGGGAGTCGGGAGTCGGGAACTTCGGAACAAAAATTATCACAATTTATTTAGGATACCTATATATAGCATTTCTAAATAGGTCATGAACAATCTTGCTGATTTCTCATATAGCACTACCCATTAAGGTTAGGACATTAATACAAGCTGAAAAGCTTTTGTAGTAAACTTTAGCATGCATGCCTCTTGCCTCTTGCCTTGCGCGTAGCGCTATAACATCAAAAACTATTCGGAGCTCTTTACTACTGTTCCCTGTTCCCTATTCCCTATTCCCTACTCCCGTCTTGATGCAGTCGCTCATGGGGGAAACCCCCAAGACCGCGCTGCATCGCTACTCCCTACTCCCTACTCCCTGTTCCCTGTTCCCTTTGCTATAACCTTAAAAACCGATATAATCATGGAATTAAGGACACTACAACAGTTATTTTACGATGCTGTTTTTGAAAATAATCCTGCCAGTACACAAACCCTTGCTCAACACATCAAAGCAGCTAAACAATTGACTCCTGCTGAAGGGTTAGCCATTTATCGTAGCAGTGTCCTAGGCAACCTGAGCCAAACCTTAATGTCAATTTATCCAGTCTGCTGTTGTTTGGTGGGAGAGAAATTTTTTGAGGGAACAGCGAGAAGCTATATCCAACGCTTTCCTTCTCTATCAATGGATTTAGGAGATTATGGTGAGCACTTTCCTGATTTTCTGGCCAATTTTGAGCCAGCCAAACAGTTACCCTATTTACCAGATGTAGCGCGGTTAGAGTGGCACTGGCATCGGGTGTTTAATGGTGAAGAAGCTACCAAGTTAGATGTCCAAGCATTGAGTACAGTTCCCCAAGACAAATGGGGAGAACTGATTTTCCATTTACCTAAAAATAGTGTTCTGATCGAGTCGGCTTACCCGATCCATCGCATTTGGGAAGTTAATCAGCCTGAATACGAAGGTGATCAGCAAGTCAATTTGGATGAAGGGGGGATACAACTATTCCTCTGGCGCAATGGTTATGATATGCGCATTGAGCTGCCAACAAAAGCAGAATGGCAACTGCTGAAAGCTTTTCAAGGGGACAATCGATTTGAAGCCATTTGTCAAGACCTGGCTGCTGATGAATTAGCTATTGATGTAGCATCTGAATTACCGCAATTTGTCCAACGTGGATGGATTGCCAGGTTTTCGATTTAGACGTCTCCTTATAAAGAAGGATTTCAGCTTATTTCCGTAGAACAGGAGTGGGGACTTAGTAAATAGTTAGCGTTACTTTGCGTCTGTTTTCGGTAGCTTGCGGATATATTCGCCGCCTGAGACATAGACCAACCATTGACGTCTGCGTTCGAGCTTTGTAGCTGACCGTGTTCATGTTGTGAAAGCCTTACTTTTAACCAGTATTCGCCCTTGCTCATTGAGGGGTTTTGTTGGTATAATACTAGGTAATAACAGGCTAACACGCTATGGCTCCCAATCACTCTTACACGACAAAACTGAAGCTTAACAACCGTCAAAAAACGTTGATGGCCAAACACGCTGGTTTTAGTCGGTGGGTGTACAACTGGGGTTTAGGGATGTGGAAAGATGCCTACAATGAAGGGTTAAAGCCTAACATTAAAACCCTAAAGCGGTTATTTACCAACCATGTCAAACCTGAGTATCCCTGGATGAGGGAATTATCCTCAAAAGTTTACCAATATGCGTTCATCAATTTAGGGGAAGCATTCAAAAGGTTTTTCAAAGGATGGGGTAAGTACCCTAGATTCAAATGCAAGGGTAAAAATGATCGCTTTACTATCGATAATTCAGGGAGACCGATTCGATTAGGTGGACTAATTCATAACTTACCCTTCCTGAAGCAGGTTAGAACGTTTGAACCCCTACCAGATTGTCTAACTAAAAAAGTCACAATCTACAAAAAAGCCGGGGAGTGGTATATTAGCTTCTCCATGGAAAAGACCTTTGAACCAACACTTAAAGAACGAGAAAGAGTTGGTGTGGATTTTGGAATAAAAACCCTAGCTGTATTAAGCTCTGGTGTTGAGTTTGAAGGACTTAAGCCTTACCGCAACGCTCAACGGAAATTATCTAGAGTTCAACGGAAATTATCTAAAAAAGAAAGAGGCTCTCAGAATTACTTAAAAACCCAGCTTGAAGTACAAAAATTCCACCATCGAGTGGCTAATCTCCGAAAAGACTATCTTCAGGTGCGACCCGTGGCGAATTTAATTCGCCAACGGAAAGCGCACCTATATAAAATGACAACTTATATCGCTAAAAACCACGGCGAAGTTGTGATTGAAGATTTGAATGTTTCAGGGATGATGGCGAATCACAAATTAGCTAAAGCAATCGGTGATTTAGGACTGCATGAAGCCAGACGGCAATTGACCTATAAATGTGAACGCTACGGAACAAAGTTAGTAGTGGCTGACAGGTTCTTTCCATCTAGTCAATTATGTTCTAACTGTGGAAATCAACAGCCAATGCCTTTATCGCAGAGGGTTTATAGCTGTGATTGTTGCGGGAACAAAATCGACCGGGATTGGAATGCCTCAGTGAACCTAGAACGCTATAACGAGTACGGCTCGACTCGTAAGCCTGTGGAGGGTTAACCGCTCCTATGCCCCCGTTGAAGCAGGAAATAAACACACAAAGTATCGCGAAGTGACGCTTTGTACAGGTTTTATGGAGCAGAGGATCATTACTTGGTCAAACAATGCCTATATCCTGTAGGACTAGTAATGGTGTTTTCACCACGGGACGACGAAGAGCTGGAGACAGTCAAGTCCATCGTTAAGAAATCCTACGAATATGCTACTGGGGAAGCGCCAAGGTAGTATTGTAACAAAGGTCTAAAAGTAAGCGGTCATTGTTAAATCATCTTCAAAATTGTCTCTGATAAGCCTGGGGAGTTACCATATTACTGGGTTACGCACCTTTTGGTAAGTAATTGTTTTCTACAAAAATGCATATTATGTTTAAGCTCACTGAAAACAAAAGACGGCAACTTCTGTTTTCAATGAAAACACTTCAGGAGAGTCAAGAATCATGACAACCACTGGTGGTAAATGTCCGGTGATACACGGTAGTGTAACAACAAATAGTATGTCAGAGATGGAGTGGTGGCCGAAGGCACTTCATCTCGATATTTTGAGTCAGCATGATCGCAAAACTGATCCGATGGGAGTGGACTTTAACTATCGGGAGGCGGTAAAAAAACTTGATGTGGCTGCACTAAAACAAGACCTACATGCGCTGATGACCGACAGCCAAGATTGGTGGCCAGCGGATTGGGGTCACTATGGTGGTCTGATGATCCGTATGACCTGGCACGCAGCCGGAACCTACCGGATTGCGGATGGTCGTGGCGGTGCGGGGACAGGTAATCAACGTTTTGCGCCACTCAACTCCTGGCCAGACAACGCCAACCTAGACAAGGCACGCCGTCTACTCTGGCCGATAAAGAAGAAGTATGGAAGCCAGCTTAGTTGGGCCGATTTGATTACCTATGCTGGCACGATCGCCTACGAATCCATGGGACTAAAAACCTTTGGTTTCGCCTTTGGTCGAGAAGATATCTGGCATCCCGAAAAAGATATTTACTGGGGGCCAGAAAAGGAATGGCTTGCCCCCAGCGATAACAACCACAGCCGCTATTCTGATGAGCGAAAGCTAGAAAATCCACTGGCTGCGGTAACAATGGGGTTGATTTATGTTAATCCCGAGGGTGTAGATGGCAATCCCGACCCTATCAAAACCGCCAATGACGTGCGCGTTACCTTTGCCCGTATGGCGATGAACGACGAAGAAACCGTAGCTCTTACAGCTGGGGGGCATACGGTGGGCAAATGTCACGGTAACGGTGATCCCGGGTTGCTGGGCATGGAACCCGAAGGGGCAGATATCCAAGACCAGGGCTTGGGGTGGGTGAACAATACTGGTCAGGGTATTGGTCACAACACCGTTACCAGTGGTATAGAAGGGGCCTGGACGCCTCAGCCGACCCTGTGGGATAATGGTTATTTTCATATGCTGCTCAACTATGACTGGGAACTAAAGAAGAGTCCAGCAGGTGCGTGGCAATGGGAACCGATTGACCCGAAGGAAGAAGACAAGCCCGTCAATGTTGCAGATCCGACGGTTCGCGGCAACCTTGTAATGACCGACGCCGATATGGCCATGAAGATGGACCCAAAGTATCGAAAGATTTCCGAGCGGTTCTACAACGATCCTGAATATTTCAGTAATGTCTTCAGACGGGCATGGTTCAAACTGACCCACCGAGATATGGGGCCAAAGACTCGCTATATTGGCCCCGATGTTCCAGAAGAGGATCTGATCTGGCAAGATCCTATTCCAGCCGGGAATACTGATTACGATATTCAAGCCGTAAAGGAACGCATTGCAGTAAGCGGTCTGAGCGTTAGTGAAATGGTTTGTACCGCTTGGGACAGCGCTCGTACATTTCGCGGATCGGACAAGCGCGGTGGGGCAAATGGGGCGCGAATTCGTCTGACTCCGCAGAAGGATTGGGAAGGCAATGAGCCAGCTCGTTTGGCAAAAGTATTAACTGTTCTAGAAAGCATTGCAGCAGAGACCAAGGCAAGCATAGCGGATGTGATCGTCTTGGCCGGTAACGTAGGTATCGAGCAAGCTGCTCAAGCCGCTGGCTTCGAAATTACTGTCCCCTTTTCTCCGGGGCGGGGGGATGCAACGGATGAGATGACCGACGCAGAGTCATTTGACGTGCTAGAACCCATTCATGATGGCTACCGCAATTGGTTGAAGAAAGACTATGCCGTCAGTGCGGAAGAGCTTATGCTTGATCGCACGCAGTTGATGGGACTGACGGCTCCCGAGATGACTGTGTTAGTCGGTGGGATGCGTGTGTTAGGGACCAATTATGGGGGCACAAAGCATGGCGTATTCACGGATCGTGAAGGTGCTTTGACTAACGACTTCTTTGTGAACCTGACGGATATGAACTACCTGTGGAAACCTGTAGGTCAGAATCTGTATGAAATCTGCGATCGCCAGACTAATCAGGTTAAGTGGACAGCGACACGGGTCGATCTTGTCTTCGGCTCCAACTCAATCCTTCGTGCCTATGCTGAAGTCTATGCGCAAGATGACAGCCAAGAAAAGTTGGTGCAAGACTTCGTAGCAGCCTGGACGAAGGTGATGAATGCTGATCGTTTTGATCTGGCCTAACATATGAATCGTAAGGTTGGCAAAAGTAGTGTTTTTAGCCCTCTTTTGCCACTCTCGGATACATCACGTGACTACTCCCATATCAAGTCAAAGATTATAATGTGGGCTTCTCAATCTCACGTTTGACGTTACAGCTAGAACAGCAGTGAACGCGATCGCTTTTAGCGGAAGCTTTGCTTCCGGAGCGAAGCGTCGGTTTTGCCGAATCGCTTTTAGCGAAAGCTTTGCTTCCGGAGCGAAGCGTCGGTTTTGCCGAATCGCGTTTGTAAATGATTGGTTGAGCACAAGAGGTCACCAACCAGGAGCGCTCTTGTGCCCAATACGCAAAGGGGGGCAGATACAGTACAGAACTATGACCCCTCAGGCCGTGTTGTTGATTTTGCAGAAGCGGGCTAAAGAAGCTGGGGTGGAATCCTTTAGTCCCCATGATTTCCGCAGAACCTTTTGCTCTGATTTGCTAGATGCTGGAATTGATATTGTGACCGTCCAAAAGTTAGCTGGCCATGCTTCTCCTGTGACTACGGCTAAGTATGACCGGCGGGGGGAGGAGGTTAAGCGTAGGGCGGTGCAGAAGTTGGGGTTTTAGGAGGAGTGAGACTCAACTTTGGTCTAATAG includes:
- a CDS encoding DNA-binding domain-containing protein, translating into MELRTLQQLFYDAVFENNPASTQTLAQHIKAAKQLTPAEGLAIYRSSVLGNLSQTLMSIYPVCCCLVGEKFFEGTARSYIQRFPSLSMDLGDYGEHFPDFLANFEPAKQLPYLPDVARLEWHWHRVFNGEEATKLDVQALSTVPQDKWGELIFHLPKNSVLIESAYPIHRIWEVNQPEYEGDQQVNLDEGGIQLFLWRNGYDMRIELPTKAEWQLLKAFQGDNRFEAICQDLAADELAIDVASELPQFVQRGWIARFSI
- a CDS encoding RNA-guided endonuclease InsQ/TnpB family protein, with the translated sequence MAPNHSYTTKLKLNNRQKTLMAKHAGFSRWVYNWGLGMWKDAYNEGLKPNIKTLKRLFTNHVKPEYPWMRELSSKVYQYAFINLGEAFKRFFKGWGKYPRFKCKGKNDRFTIDNSGRPIRLGGLIHNLPFLKQVRTFEPLPDCLTKKVTIYKKAGEWYISFSMEKTFEPTLKERERVGVDFGIKTLAVLSSGVEFEGLKPYRNAQRKLSRVQRKLSKKERGSQNYLKTQLEVQKFHHRVANLRKDYLQVRPVANLIRQRKAHLYKMTTYIAKNHGEVVIEDLNVSGMMANHKLAKAIGDLGLHEARRQLTYKCERYGTKLVVADRFFPSSQLCSNCGNQQPMPLSQRVYSCDCCGNKIDRDWNASVNLERYNEYGSTRKPVEG
- the katG gene encoding catalase/peroxidase HPI — protein: MTTTGGKCPVIHGSVTTNSMSEMEWWPKALHLDILSQHDRKTDPMGVDFNYREAVKKLDVAALKQDLHALMTDSQDWWPADWGHYGGLMIRMTWHAAGTYRIADGRGGAGTGNQRFAPLNSWPDNANLDKARRLLWPIKKKYGSQLSWADLITYAGTIAYESMGLKTFGFAFGREDIWHPEKDIYWGPEKEWLAPSDNNHSRYSDERKLENPLAAVTMGLIYVNPEGVDGNPDPIKTANDVRVTFARMAMNDEETVALTAGGHTVGKCHGNGDPGLLGMEPEGADIQDQGLGWVNNTGQGIGHNTVTSGIEGAWTPQPTLWDNGYFHMLLNYDWELKKSPAGAWQWEPIDPKEEDKPVNVADPTVRGNLVMTDADMAMKMDPKYRKISERFYNDPEYFSNVFRRAWFKLTHRDMGPKTRYIGPDVPEEDLIWQDPIPAGNTDYDIQAVKERIAVSGLSVSEMVCTAWDSARTFRGSDKRGGANGARIRLTPQKDWEGNEPARLAKVLTVLESIAAETKASIADVIVLAGNVGIEQAAQAAGFEITVPFSPGRGDATDEMTDAESFDVLEPIHDGYRNWLKKDYAVSAEELMLDRTQLMGLTAPEMTVLVGGMRVLGTNYGGTKHGVFTDREGALTNDFFVNLTDMNYLWKPVGQNLYEICDRQTNQVKWTATRVDLVFGSNSILRAYAEVYAQDDSQEKLVQDFVAAWTKVMNADRFDLA
- a CDS encoding tyrosine-type recombinase/integrase, which translates into the protein MNAIAFSGSFASGAKRRFCRIAFSESFASGAKRRFCRIAFVNDWLSTRGHQPGALLCPIRKGGQIQYRTMTPQAVLLILQKRAKEAGVESFSPHDFRRTFCSDLLDAGIDIVTVQKLAGHASPVTTAKYDRRGEEVKRRAVQKLGF